In Rhododendron vialii isolate Sample 1 chromosome 9a, ASM3025357v1, the following are encoded in one genomic region:
- the LOC131300072 gene encoding putative late blight resistance protein homolog R1A-10 → MAESMASFLTENLDELMSCKRDLIREEEDQIAWLYKGLQLLIAFLKDLQIKFKDHEGAKNLEARIRDVVYEAETAVDLFLANTVLKEAEEENMITKLTKKISFRPKKLMKKIGILGRSLTLGHVKIEIEVIKTEMNEMYDKRTCGVQTVNNVGNFSIDRDTSRATNSSKWEGEEETMVGFEQETMILKEQLTGGSKQLKIISIVGMAGQGKTTLATRVYNDSFVTYYFPDTRAWITVSQEYQKRDLLLGLLRSVLQIQHKRDLLLGLLSSVLQIHQISDNSDEVLAQKLYKSLKGRRYFIVMDDIWDHRAWFDLENCFPDDNNGSRIMFTSRHEHVALLSKPMSFPPLSLRSLSPNESWNLLRQKIFQRETCPSELMGIGKQIAQKCQGLPLAIVVVAGILRNEEKIRERWMQVGQTLNSQIAMDQELWSKTIALSYNHLPAHLKPCFLYFAIFPEDFQIHVWKLIWLWVAEGFIRKTGKKSLEDVAEEYLMDLIGRKLVFVSRRGYDDRIKACGIHDLLREFCLQKAEEEYFLQRIMGKLLVSTSSYSSSLTSSIPLVCIDSTPAPKYIRSLFRLHGSFDGYHGRPNYHFKLLRVLHFSSSSESCWIEGQLVLLRYLDLEFLPDHCLPVSISNLLNLETLLISEKCDSDFYLPHSIRKMVKLRHVRITGPKRNIFIRSGGLVDYPFCMDNLQTLSWINPRSCTDVLARSPNLRKLGLQISGRSSLLPNLDSLDFLNHVQELKLKFGREHNLRTTKFPPNLTKLTLWGTRLCSGDMSILANSLPNLEALKLSRMSLQGPCWEASGVFPKLKFLKFKSLQILGWIASSEDFPSLERLVLEQCYRLRKIPFEIGDLLTLKTIELHDCNRSLAFSARQIKEDQESQGNIGLQIKIIN, encoded by the exons ATGGCTGAATCTATGGCAAGTTTTCTGACGGAAAACTTGGATGAGTTAATGAGCTGCAAGAGGGATTTGATTAGGGAAGAGGAGGATCAAATTGCTTGGCTTTACAAGGGTCTACAATTGCTAATAGCCTTCCTTAAGGATTTACAGATCAAGTTTAAAGACCATGAAGGAGCGAAAAACCTGGAGGCACGAATTAGAGATGTGGTGTATGAGGCTGAAACAGCCGTTGACTTGTTTTTAGCTAACACGGTCTTGaaggaggcggaggaggagaaTATGATAACGAAGCTAACGAAGAAGATTTCTTTTCGGCCAAAAAAGCTAATGAAGAAGATTGGCATATTAGGTCGCTCATTAACTCTTGGCCATGTCAAGATAGAGATTGAAGTAATCAAAACAGAGATGAACGAAATGTATGACAAGAGGACATGCGGCGTGCAAACAGTAAATAATGTCGGAAATTTTTCGATTGATAGAGATACATCAAGAGCAACAAATAGTAGTAAatgggagggggaggaggaaaCAATGGTGGGATTTGAGCAGGAGACAATGATCTTAAAGGAGCAACTTACTGGAGGTTCGAAGCAGCTTAAGATCATTTCGATTGTTGGGATGGCTGGACAAGGTAAGACTACTTTGGCTACAAGAGTGTATAATGATTCTTTTGTGACATACTATTTCCCCGATACGCGAGCTTGGATAACTGTTTCTCAAGAGTACCAAAAGAGGGATTTGTTACTTGGCCTTTTAAGATCTGTTTTGCAGATCCAACATAAGAGGGATTTGTTACTTGGCCTTTTAAGTTCTGTTTTGCAGATCCATCAGATCAGTGACAATAGTGATGAGGTGTTGGCTCAAAAGCTGTACAAAAGCTTAAAGGGAAGGCGATACTTCATCGTGATGGATGACATATGGGATCATAGGGCCtggtttgatttggaaaattgtTTTCCAGATGATAACAACGGAAGTAGGATTATGTTCACTAGTCGGCATGAACATGTAGCTTTGCTTTCCAAACCCATGAGtttccctcctctttctctgcGTTCTCTATCTCCTAATGAGAGTTGGAATCTCTTACGACAGAAAATATTTCAAAGAGAAACCTGCCCTTCAGAGCTCATGGGGataggaaagcaaatagcaCAAAAGTGTCAAGGACTACCGCTTGCAATCGTTGTGGTAGCGGGAATTCTTAGAAATGAAGAGAAGATTCGAGAGCGGTGGATGCAGGTGGGGCAAACCTTAAATTCACAGATTGCTATGGACCAAGAACTGTGGAGTAAGACAATAGCACTGAGTTATAACCACTTACCTGCTCACTTGAAACCGTGCTTTCTCTACTTCGCAATATTTCCAGAGGATTTCCAAATTCATGTGTGGAAGTTGATTTGGTTATGGGTTGCTGAGGGATTCATAAGAAAGACAGGTAAAAAAAGCTTGGAGGATGTAGCGGAGGAATACCTGATGGATTTAATCGGTAGAAAACTTGTGTTCGTTTCCAGAAGAGGGTACGACGATCGGATCAAAGCATGTGGTATTCACGATTTGTTGCGTGAATTTTGCCTCCAAAAAGCCGAGGAAGAGTATTTTCTCCAGCGGATTATGGGCAAACTACTCGTTTCAACTTCTTCTTATTCCTCGTCCTTGACGTCGAGTATTCCTCTTGTGTGCATTGATAGTACTCCTGCTCCAAAGTACATCCGCTCTTTGTTTCGCTTGCACGGTAGTTTTGATGGATATCATGGGCGTCCTAATTACCATTTCAAACTTTTGAGGGTGTTGCATTTTAGTTCCTCTTCGGAATCATGTTGGATAGAAGGACAACTAGTTCTGTTGAGGTACCTGGATTTAGAATTTCTTCCTGATCATTGTCTCCCTGTTTCAATATCGAATCTCCTGAATTTAGAAACCCTTCTTATTTCTGAAAAATGCGACTCTGATTTTTACTTACCCCATAGTATTAGGAAGATGGTAAAATTGAGGCATGTACGTATTACGGGACCTAAGCGTAATATTTTTATCAGAAGTGGAGGCCTTGTTGACTATCCTTTTTGCATGGATAACTTACAAACTCTGTCGTGGATAAATCCTCGGTCTTGCACTGATGTCTTGGCTAGGTCTCCTAACCTCAGAAAGTTGGGACTCCAAATCTCAGGGAGATCGTCTCTACTTCCAAATTTAGACTCTCTAGACTTTCTAAACCATGTCCAAGAGTTGAAGTTGAAATTCGGAAGGGAGCATAATCTTCGAACAACTAAGTTCCCCCCCAACCTTACCAAGTTAACTTTGTGGGGGACCCGTCTATGTTCTGGTGACATGTCGATCCTTGCCAACTCACTACCAAACCTCGAGGCTCTAAAGCTATCGCGTATGTCCCTCCAAGGGCCATGTTGGGAAGCAAGCGGGGTTTTCCCTAAACTCAAgttcttgaaattcaaatcgCTTCAGATTTTGGGGTGGATTGCCTCTAGTGAAGACTTTCCAAGTCTCGAGCGACTAGTGTTAGAACAATGTTATCGACTCAGAAAGATCCCATTTGAGATAGGGGATTTACTGACACTGAAGACGATTGAGTTACATGACTGCAACCGTTCTCTTGCTTTTTCTGCCAGGCAAATTAAGGAAGACCAAGAGAGTCAAGGAAACATTGGCCTGCAAATTAAGATAATCAA ttaa